GTTTCTTCAGGAGTGGATATCATCGAACTTGGGGTTCCCTTTTCCGATCCTTTGGCCGATGGACCTACCAACCAAAAAGCTTCTGAGCGAGCCTTAGCGTCAGGAACGGATTTAAAAAGCATCCTTAGAACCGTCAAGGAACTTCGCGATGAGGGATTCGATACTCCAATCGTCCTATTCTCCTATCTTAACCCCATTTTTGCGATGGGTTTCGAAGGCTTTGCGAAAGCTTGCCGTAGCTCCGGTGTGGATGGAGCGTTGGTTCTCGATCTTCCCCCTGAAGAAGCGGAGGACTACATAGAAGCCATGCGGAGTCAAGAACTCGATACGGTATTTTTGGCCTCTCCAACGACCACCCGGGAGCGATTAGAATTGATCAATAGGGAGTCTCGCGGTTTCGTGTACTACGTTTCGCGAACGGGAGTCACAGGAGTACAACAAGATGTTTCTGAAACTCTCGACCAAGAGATTGCCAATCTTAAAGATTCCATTAAGAAGCCTGTCGTGATCGGCTTCGGTATTTCCACTCCCGAGCAAGCCAAGAAAGTTGGAGCTCTAGGAGAGGGAATTGTCATTGGCAGTGCTATCGTAAAGATGGTAGAAAACTACCACGATCAAGCTAATACGATTGACAAGATAGCAGATTTTGTAAAGGGTATCTCTAACGTCCTGAAGAGCTGAAGGAGCCGGGTTGAGTCAACTAGAGCGAAGAATCGGATTGCTTTCTGTCGTAGCTATCTGTCTCGGTGCAGCACTCGGCAGTGGAATCTTCGTTCTACCTGGAATTGCTTCTGAACTTACAGGGCCATCGGTTTGGCTAGCTTACTTATGTGCTGGGATCTGTATCCTTCCAGCAGCAGTTTCGAAGTCTGAGCTATCGACAGCTATGCCAACCTCTGGCGGAACCTACATCTATCTTGAGCGAACCTTTGGCCCCTTAGTGGGTACGATTGCGGGGCTTGGACTCTGGCTTTCGTTATTGCTCAAGAGTACCTTCTCTCTGGTAGGCTTTGGAGCCTACCTTTCTGTATTTACCGATGCTCCTGTTCAGTATGCTGCCTTGGGGCTGCTGATTTTTATCGTAGGTATAAACCTCGTCGGTATCAGTAAGCTGAGCAAGGCGGTTTTGGCTATTGTCACTTTGGTTCTGGTAGCATTAGGCACCCTAGTTATTGGTGGCAGTTTTACCTTCCAGCCATCTAATCTAAGTCCGTTGTTCCCCAAGGGAGCTTATGGCCTGATTTCTGCGACTGGCTTTGTCTTCGTTGCATTCGCTGGTGTTGATAAGGTTGCAGCGATTGCCGAGGAAGTGAAGGACCCAGGGAAGAACCTTCCAAGAGGGATTCTATTGTCTCTTGCGATCATCACGACCCTCTACACCGGCTTGAGCTTTGTCTTCGTTGGAAACTTCGAGGCAGAGTCCTTTGCTAAAGACCTTAAGCCAGTTTATACCCTAGCCCATCAGCTTGGTGGTGAGTACGCTGGGATGGTCGCAGGTATTTTAGGAGTTCTCACTCTGACGTCCATGGCGAATGTAGGCGTAATGGCCGCGTCCCGCTTCCCGTTTGCTATGGCCCGCGAAAATTTGATGCCGAGTATCTTTGCCTATCTGAGTCCTCGGTTCTTGACCCCTTCGTTTGCCATCATCTTTTCAGGTTTTTCAATCGGTTTGGCAATTATGTTGATCCCGGTAGACAAGGTCGTAAAAGTTGCTAGCGCATTCATGCTCTGTATCTACATTGCCGAGAATATCACTGTTATAGTTCTACGGGAAAATCGGGTTCAGTGGTATACACCCCCTTACAAGTCTTTTCTCTACCCTTGGTTGCAAATTTTCGGGATTATTACCTGTGCTGGAATCTTGTTCCTTATGGGACCCATTGTTGGGATTTCGATCGGTGCTGCGATTTTTGTAGGCGGTTCGGTATACCTCGTCTACGGTCGCAAGCAAACCAATCGTAAGGGTGTTGTTGGGATAAGGGGGCGCCGCCAAGATCTCATTGAAGAGCGCAATCCTATTGTTCCCGAGCGAGATGAGTTGTTTTTCTTCGACCAGGCTGCGGTTGTTGTCTCGCTCTTTGGTGAAGAACGATCACCGGAAGTTTTATTGGAGCTAGGCGCTGCTCTTGCAGAAGGCGGCAAGGTGGAAGTGGTTCATCTTACAGAGATACCCGAACAGATGTCGATCGATGATATCAGCACTGAGGGTAGCTTTATCAAGTCGCTGAGGCGGCGCTTTCAGGCCATGTCCATTGATAAGAATTTCTTGGTGGAATTTGAACCTGTTGTATCTCATGATATCTACAAAACAGTTCACGAGATTTCGAATCGACTCCATTGCAACTGGCTTGTGAAGGAGTGGGGTGGACGATCTCGGGGTAATATCACCATCCATAATCAGATGGGTTGGCTTGAAGAGCATTTGGCCTGTAACGTGGCCACCTTTAAGGATCGCGGGATTCGATATTTTCGTAAAATCATGGTCTATGTTGACCAAGGACCTCACAACCCTTTGATAATTAAAACCTGCGTAAAACTAGCGGAAACCAACGATGCTGAGCTGGTGTTTGTTCGCTGGGTCCCCGAGGAATTTACCCAGAAGCGTGT
This sequence is a window from Pseudobacteriovorax antillogorgiicola. Protein-coding genes within it:
- the trpA gene encoding tryptophan synthase subunit alpha; this translates as MSISRVFEMLKSDEKKAFVAYITAGDPDLNTTKELCRTLVSSGVDIIELGVPFSDPLADGPTNQKASERALASGTDLKSILRTVKELRDEGFDTPIVLFSYLNPIFAMGFEGFAKACRSSGVDGALVLDLPPEEAEDYIEAMRSQELDTVFLASPTTTRERLELINRESRGFVYYVSRTGVTGVQQDVSETLDQEIANLKDSIKKPVVIGFGISTPEQAKKVGALGEGIVIGSAIVKMVENYHDQANTIDKIADFVKGISNVLKS
- a CDS encoding amino acid permease, with translation MSQLERRIGLLSVVAICLGAALGSGIFVLPGIASELTGPSVWLAYLCAGICILPAAVSKSELSTAMPTSGGTYIYLERTFGPLVGTIAGLGLWLSLLLKSTFSLVGFGAYLSVFTDAPVQYAALGLLIFIVGINLVGISKLSKAVLAIVTLVLVALGTLVIGGSFTFQPSNLSPLFPKGAYGLISATGFVFVAFAGVDKVAAIAEEVKDPGKNLPRGILLSLAIITTLYTGLSFVFVGNFEAESFAKDLKPVYTLAHQLGGEYAGMVAGILGVLTLTSMANVGVMAASRFPFAMARENLMPSIFAYLSPRFLTPSFAIIFSGFSIGLAIMLIPVDKVVKVASAFMLCIYIAENITVIVLRENRVQWYTPPYKSFLYPWLQIFGIITCAGILFLMGPIVGISIGAAIFVGGSVYLVYGRKQTNRKGVVGIRGRRQDLIEERNPIVPERDELFFFDQAAVVVSLFGEERSPEVLLELGAALAEGGKVEVVHLTEIPEQMSIDDISTEGSFIKSLRRRFQAMSIDKNFLVEFEPVVSHDIYKTVHEISNRLHCNWLVKEWGGRSRGNITIHNQMGWLEEHLACNVATFKDRGIRYFRKIMVYVDQGPHNPLIIKTCVKLAETNDAELVFVRWVPEEFTQKRVKAEDSFLREATNVFAPDSSSHVIQGQNELFDIVALTAEYDLLIMGALPSQSFLEAMFGSKQDKITEKAACSVLRIQTSGL